The following DNA comes from Erigeron canadensis isolate Cc75 chromosome 3, C_canadensis_v1, whole genome shotgun sequence.
TGAAGTCTCTAGCACTTTTCGGTATGCAAATGTAAGTGCAGTTTCCAGTGAAGTAGACTGGAGAAAAGAAGGGGCGGTAACGCCTATCAAGGACCAAGGCGAATGCGGTAAGCTATTAATTAgctatatatactttatatatatattttttcattttcttatttgGTTTCCATTTAGTGGTCACGATTTGAATGAGATACACAAAGTTATGTTTGGGAATAGGTGGATCAAgtgaactagttaattaagctaaaaatttatatacacCAAACGTGTTTATTATTTAAGTCATCCAAAGGTAGCTTTGGATGCAAATTATCATCATATACGCAAATTAGGAAacagaacaaaaaaaatatggtaAAATATGTTTCGGGCAAGCTTGACCCGTTCAAATAAGTACCTGTTTTGACATGTTCGTAACCCGCCGGACCTACTTGTTTTGTCATCTAGTTTCACTTATTAACAGAAAGCATTTTAAAGTTCATTACTAATACGTAGTCCAGGATTTCATCCCAGACATGCATGGTTCGAGTTCTGTAGattgcccaattggatgtcactttggtgtctcgaatgctaactattaattcactgttaaaaaaaataaaaatatgtacatGTGTGTATTAAGGGAGCTAGATACATGCAAGATGATCGAGCATTCAATTCGAACCGACAAACAAAAATTTTCATCATGATTATAGTTTAACTTAGTGTGAAATTCATATATAACACTTATATTTGAATTACCTTCTAATCATATCTATAAGTTTTGATACATTTACTAATGAACCTACTCAAATAAGAGGTTTCTCGATCAACTTATGCATGTGTGTTCATTTCTATATATTGGAAACAGGATGTTGTTGGGCGTTTTCGGCGGTGGCAGCTATGGAAGGTATCAACCAGATCAAAACCGGGAAATTAATATCTTTGTCAGAGCAAGAACTCGTTGACTGTGATGTTGATGGCATCGATCAAGGCTGTGAAGGAGGTCTTATGGAGAACGCCTTCCAATTCATCGAAAAACAAAAAGGTCTAACCTCGGAATCTGCCTATCCATACACCGAAGGAGATGGTGTTTGTAACACCAAGAAAGCAGCCATCCCGGCAGCCACGATCTCCGGCTATGAGAAAGTTCCGGCAAACAATGAAAAGGCCCTGTTGCAGGTAATAAATCAACAGTGACCACTTTGTTTAATATTTGACTTTAACTTATCTTTTAGTTGCTTATATACATAAACAAGTATTAATAATGGTGTTTGACTTTTATAGTATATGAGAATATATATTCAAacatgtaatatatatgtacacaATCTTTTggtatgtaatatatatgttgCATATATACCATGTGGTTTTATATTTGAACTTAATTATCTTGTGGTGTGTTTCCTTACAGGCCGTAACACACCAACCTGTATCTATTGCCATTGATGCAAGTGGATATGCTTTTCAACTATATTCGGGTGGTGTTTTTAGCGGGGCGTGTGGAACTGATCTTGACCATGCTATAACTGCAGTCGGGTATGGGACCACGACGGATGGGAC
Coding sequences within:
- the LOC122593016 gene encoding senescence-specific cysteine protease SAG39-like, encoding MAYNHNKSLTIVIALQLLAIAFHATSRILDDPSMLVRHEQWMTHHGRVYKDDKEKQQRFQIFKDNVALVEAHNGGPDLGYTLEVNQFADLTNEEFRASHHGYKKQPLPREVSSTFRYANVSAVSSEVDWRKEGAVTPIKDQGECGCCWAFSAVAAMEGINQIKTGKLISLSEQELVDCDVDGIDQGCEGGLMENAFQFIEKQKGLTSESAYPYTEGDGVCNTKKAAIPAATISGYEKVPANNEKALLQAVTHQPVSIAIDASGYAFQLYSGGVFSGACGTDLDHAITAVGYGTTTDGTKYWLMKNSWGTSWGENGYIRIKRDVAKEGLCGIAMDASYPI